Proteins from one Camelina sativa cultivar DH55 chromosome 8, Cs, whole genome shotgun sequence genomic window:
- the LOC104705508 gene encoding uncharacterized protein LOC104705508, translating into MMSKSLLNSCFPFIRRRQGIVTLVFFEQGSAKTLCGFKKHVAGEIMFEFPDQIVCHADSFFIGRQVPALAMDDYLIPGQTYFVLPIERFAYRILTTSCLSIFNSNLENVRSNTPPLNFTAPSSPPPFEYSQGPNGKILIKVSPDFILSLICRNRNSREEEEAITFGESSSICNSPELKKQYDQLVGTREHMWSPNLQTISEHKIRVSPLRFFSLNRKQEEVN; encoded by the coding sequence ATGATGAGCAAATCTCTACTCAATTCTTGTTTTCCTTTCATCCGTAGACGCCAAGGAATAGTCACGCTCGTTTTCTTTGAGCAAGGATCAGCCAAAACCCTATGTGGCTTCAAGAAACATGTTGCTGGAGAAATCATGTTTGAGTTTCCTGATCAAATTGTGTGCCATGCAGATTCTTTCTTCATCGGTCGTCAGGTTCCAGCTCTAGCCATGGACGACTATCTCATCCCAGGTCAAACCTATTTCGTCTTGCCGATCGAACGTTTTGCATACAGAATCTTAACCACTTCGTGTCTTTCAATCTTCAACTCTAATCTTGAAAACGTTCGGTCTAATACTCCACCGTTGAATTTCACGGCGCCGTCGAGTCCACCACCGTTTGAATATTCTCAAGGACCAAACGGGAAGATTCTGATTAAAGTTTCTCCGGACTTTATACTTAGTCTTATATGTAGAAACAGAAacagcagagaagaagaagaggcaatAACTTTTGGTGAAAGCAGTTCGATTTGTAATTCCCCCGAGTTAAAGAAGCAATATGATCAGCTTGTTGGAACGAGAGAGCACATGTGGTCACCAAATTTGCAGACGATATCCGAACATAAGATTAGGGTTTCTCCATTAAGGTTCTTCAGTCTTAATCGGAAGCAAGAAGAAGTGAATTGA
- the LOC104705509 gene encoding uncharacterized protein LOC104705509, whose translation MANTTFARGQMIFQDENALAAHGKKVVAAGKGKGSLAAPKKFGAGFGSRKALHDITNKSKLQPQASSKTTKNVEGLDFDIAKEGFLHDHSKCIEAQQQSQWDSYFSDHIILHGHDTNIKEGIPEYSIKEMDDNNSHTWDELKEVPMEEFSDLMECSTRWRSPPDSPVHYHSSLPTSPLPWRSETVEFKLKEDEDEDTT comes from the exons ATGGCGAACACAACATTTGCTCGCGGGCAGATGATATTCCAGGACGAGAATGCATTAGCTGCCCATGGAAAAA AGGTGGTTGCTGCGGGAAAAGGTAAGGGCTCGCTAGCAGCTCCAAAGAAATTTGGGGCGGGTTTTGGAAGCCGCAAGGCTCTCCATGATATCACAAACAAGTCAAAGTTGCAACCTCAAGCTTCTTCCAAGACGACGAAGAACGTTGAGGGATTAGACTTTGACATAGCAAAGGAAGGCTTTTTGCATGACCACAGCAAATGCATTGAAGCTCAACAACAAAGCCAGTGGGATAGCTACTTCTCTGACCACATTATCCTTCATGGACATG ATACCAACATCAAGGAAGGGATTCCTGAATACAGTATTAAAGAG ATGGATGATAATAATAGCCACACTTGGGATGAACTCAAAGAGGTACCAATGGAGGAGTTTTCTGATTTGATGGAATGCTCAACTCGATGGCGCTCACCACCAGACTCGCCTGTCCATTACCATTCTTCGTTACCTACATCGCCTTTGCCATGGCGTTCTGAAACCGTAGAATTCAAGCtcaaggaagatgaagatgaagacacCACCTGA
- the LOC104709101 gene encoding uncharacterized protein LOC104709101 — MSSRNGRMASDLSRAGPVERDIEQAIIALKKGAYLLKYGRRGKPKFCPFRLSNDETVLIWFSGNEEKHLKLSHVSRIISGQRTPIFQRYPRPEKEYQSFSLIYSERSLDVICKDKDEAEVWFTGLKALVSHCHQRNRRTESRSDGTPSEANSPRTYTRRSSPLHSPFSSNDSLQKDGSNHHRIHSPFESPPKNGLDKAFSDMALYAVPPKGFYPSDSATISVHSGGSDSMHGHMRGMGMDAFRVSMSSAVSSSSHGSGHDDGDALGDVFIWGEGIGEGVLGGGNRRVGSSFEIKMDSLLPKALESTVVLDVQNIACGAQHAVLVTKQGESFSWGEESEGRLGHGVDSNIQQPKLIDALNTTNIELVACGEFHSCAVTLSGDLYTWGKGDFGVLGHGNEVSHWVPKRVNFLSEGIHVSSIACGPYHTAVVTSAGQLFTFGDGTFGVLGHGDKKSVFTPREVDSLKGLRTVRAACGVWHTAAVVEVMVGSSSSSNCSSGKLFTWGDGDKGRLGHGNKEPKLVPTCVAALVEPNFCQVACGHSLTVALTTAGHVYTMGSPVYGQLGNSHADGKIPSRVEGKLHKSFVEEIACGAYHVAVLTSRTEVYTWGKGSNGRLGHGDVDDRNSPTLVESLKDKQVKSIACGSNFTAAVCIHRWATGMDQSMCSGCRQPFNFKRKRHNCYNCGLVFCHSCTNKKSLKACMAPNPSKPYRVCDKCFNKLKKTMETDPSSHSSLSRRGSINQGSDPIDKDDKFDSRSDGQLARFSLMDSMRQVDNRYKKNKKYEFNSSRVSPIPSGSSQRGALNIAKSFNPVFGASKKFFSASVPLSQEVVKLRSQVESLTRKAQLQEVELERTAKQLKEALAIANEETTRCKAAKEVIKSLTAQLKDMAERLPVGSARTVKSPPSLNSFGSSPGRIDPFNILNQPNSQESELNGTNTPMFSNGTMTPVFGNGEATNEARSEKEWVEQDEPGVYITLTALAGGARDLKRVRFSRKRFSEKQAEQWWADNRGRVYEQYNVRMVDKASEDLPH, encoded by the exons atgtcgTCGAGAAACGGAAGGATGGCTTCGGATCTTAGTAGAGCTGGTCCTGTGGAGAGAGATATCGAGCAG GCTATCATTGCCCTGAAAAAGGGAGCTTACTTGCTTAAGTATGGAAGAAGAGGGAAGCCTAAGTTCTGCCCATTTCGCCTTTCTAAT GATGAAACTGTTTTGATATGGTTCTCTGGAAATGAGGAGAAACATCTGAAGCTGAGCCATGTTTCTAGGATCATATCTGGACAACGCACT CCTATTTTTCAGAGGTATCCTCGTCCCGAGAAGGAATATCAGTcattttcactcatatatagCGAGAGGTCTTTGGATGTG ATATGCAAGGATAAAGATGAGGCTGAGGTGTGGTTTACTGGTCTTAAGGCCTTGGTTTCGCATTGCCATCAAAGAAACAGGAGGACTGAATCAAGAAGTGACGGTACACCATCTGAAGCTAATAGCCCGAGAACATATACCCGGAGAAGCTCTCCTTTACACTCTCCATTTAGTAGCAATGACAGTTTGCAGAAG GATGGTTCTAATCACCATCGCATTCACAGTCCATTTGAGAGCCCGCCTAAGAATGGCCTTGACAAGGCATTTTCGGACATGGCATTATATGCCGTTCCTCCAAAAGGATTTTATCCCTCAGATTCTGCAACTATCTCTGTTCATTCTGGAGGCTCGGATAGCATGCATGGACATATGAGGGGTATGGGCATGGATGCTTTTAGAGTTAGTATGTCAAGTGCTGTTAGTTCCTCGAGCCATGGGTCTGGTCATGATGATGGAGATGCATTAGGAGATGTTTTCATCTGGGGGGAAGGCATAGGAGAAGGTGTTTTGGGTGGTGGAAACCGTCGAGTTGGAAGttcatttgaaataaaaatggatTCCTTATTGCCCAAAGCTTTAGAATCTACAGTAGTACTTGACGTCCAAAATATTGCTTGTGGTGCACAGCATGCTGTCCTTGTGACAAAACAAGGAGAAAGCTTTTCTTGGGGAGAGGAATCTGAAGGCAGGCTTGGCCACGGTGTTGATTCCAATATTCAACAACCAAAGCTCATCGATGCACTCAACACCACAAATATCGAGCTCGTAGCATGTGGTGAATTTCATAGTTGTGCAGTTACTCTATCAGGAGATTTGTATACCTGGGGTAAAGGAGATTTTGGTGTTCTTGGACATGGAAATGAAGTCAGTCACTGGGTCCCTAAGAGGGTTAATTTTCTGTCTGAAGGGATACATGTATCATCCATTGCTTGTGGACCTTACCACACAGCAGTCGTTACTTCTGCTGGACAGTTGTTTACTTTTGGTGATGGGACCTTTGGTGTTTTGGGCCATGGAGACAAAAAAAGTGTTTTCACACCTCGGGAGGTTGACTCTTTGAAAGGTCTTCGCACTGTCCGGGCAGCTTGTGGTGTATGGCACACAGCAGCAGTTGTGGAAGTCATGGTTGGGAGCTCAAGCTCGAGTAATTGCTCTTCTGGAAAGCTCTTTACATGGGGTGATGGTGATAAGGGTCGTCTTGGTCATGGTAATAAAGAACCAAAACTTGTGCCCACCTGTGTCGCTGCTCTTGTTGAACCCAATTTTTGTCAAGTTGCATGTGGGCACAGTCTAACGGTTGCACTTACAACAGCAGGCCATGTCTATACTATGGGCAGTCCTGTCTATGGTCAGCTTGGAAACTCACATGCAGATGGAAAAATTCCAAGCCGTGTCGAAGGTAAACTTCACAAGAGTTTTGTCGAAGAGATAGCTTGCGGTGCTTATCATGTTGCAGTTTTAACTTCGAGGACGGAAGTTTACACTTGGGGAAAAGGATCAAATGGTAGACTTGGTCATGGAGATGTAGATGATAGAAATTCTCCGACATTGGTAGAGTCGCTTAAGGATAAACAGGTGAAAAGTATTGCCTGTGGCTCTAACTTCACAGCAGCTGTCTGCATTCACAGGTGGGCAACAGGGATGGACCAGTCCATGTGTTCAGGTTGCCGTCAGCCCTtcaattttaaaagaaagaggCACAATTGCTATAATTGCGGACTAGTGTTTTGCCACTCGTGCACTAATAAAAAGTCGTTGAAAGCTTGTATGGCACCGAACCCGAGCAAACCATATCGAGTGTGTGACAAGTGTTTCAACAAATTGAAAAAGACCATGGAAACTGATCCATCCTCTCATTCTTCGCTGAGTAGAAGAGGAAGCATTAACCAGGGATCAGATCCCATTGACAAAGATGACAAGTTCGATTCTAGATCCGATGGACAGTTAGCTAGATTTTCATTGATGGATTCCATGAGGCAAGTGGATAATCGAtataagaagaacaagaaatacGAATTCAATAGTAGTCGTGTCTCGCCTATACCAAGTGGAAGCTCTCAACGGGGTGCGCTTAACATAGCCAAGTCTTTTAATCCAGTATTTGGAGCGTCAAAGAAGTTCTTCTCAGCTTCTGTTCCT CTAAGCCAAGAGGTCGTTAAGCTAAGATCTCAG GTTGAAAGTCTTACAAGGAAGGCCCAGCTTCAAGAAGTTGAGCTGGAAAGAACAGCCAAGCAGCTAAAAGAGGCGTTGGCAATCGCTAATGAAGAAACGACGAGATGCAAGGCAGCAAAAGAAGTGATCAAATCACTTACCGCTCAA TTAAAGGATATGGCTGAAAGATTACCTGTTGGATCAGCTCGGACTGTGAAGTCTCCTCCGTCTCTGAATTCATTTGGTTCCAGCCCTGGTCGCATTGACCCTTTTAATATCTTAAACCAACCAAATAGCCAAGAATCCGAGCTGAATGGCACAAATACCCCAATGTTTTCTAATGGGACCATGACACCTGTATTTGGGAATGGTGAAGCAACGAATGAAGCACGGAGCGAGAAGGAATGGGTTGAACAAGATGAACCTGGAGTCTATATCACTCTTACAGCCTTAGCCGGAGGTGCTAGAGATCTCAAACGCGTCCGGTTCAG cCGAAAAAGGTTTAGTGAGAAACAAGCAGAACAATGGTGGGCAGATAACAGAGGACGAGTCTATGAACAATACAATGTTCGCATGGTTGACAAAGCCAGTGAGGACTTGCCTCACTGA